A region of Arabidopsis thaliana chromosome 5, partial sequence DNA encodes the following proteins:
- the PAT1 gene encoding GRAS family transcription factor (phytochrome a signal transduction 1 (PAT1); CONTAINS InterPro DOMAIN/s: Transcription factor GRAS (InterPro:IPR005202); BEST Arabidopsis thaliana protein match is: SCARECROW-like 21 (TAIR:AT2G04890.1); Has 1807 Blast hits to 1807 proteins in 277 species: Archae - 0; Bacteria - 0; Metazoa - 736; Fungi - 347; Plants - 385; Viruses - 0; Other Eukaryotes - 339 (source: NCBI BLink).), which produces MYKQPRQELEAYYFEPNSVEKLRYLPVNNSRKRFCTLEPFPDSPPYNALSTATYDDTCGSCVTDELNDFKHKIREIETVMMGPDSLDLLVDCTDSFDSTASQEINGWRSTLEAISRRDLRADLVSCAKAMSENDLMMAHSMMEKLRQMVSVSGEPIQRLGAYLLEGLVAQLASSGSSIYKALNRCPEPASTELLSYMHILYEVCPYFKFGYMSANGAIAEAMKEENRVHIIDFQIGQGSQWVTLIQAFAARPGGPPRIRITGIDDMTSAYARGGGLSIVGNRLAKLAKQFNVPFEFNSVSVSVSEVKPKNLGVRPGEALAVNFAFVLHHMPDESVSTENHRDRLLRMVKSLSPKVVTLVEQESNTNTAAFFPRFMETMNYYAAMFESIDVTLPRDHKQRINVEQHCLARDVVNIIACEGADRVERHELLGKWRSRFGMAGFTPYPLSPLVNSTIKSLLRNYSDKYRLEERDGALYLGWMHRDLVASCAWK; this is translated from the exons ATGTACAAGCAGCCTAGACAAGAGCTTGAGGCTTATTATTTTGAGCCTAACTCTGTTGAGAAGCTTAGGTACTTACCGGTTAACAACTCTCGTAAACGGTTTTGTACGCTCGAGCCATTTCCTGACTCTCCTCCTTATAATGCTCTATCTACTGCTACATATGATGATACATGTGGCTCTTGTGTAACGGATGAGTTGAATGACTTCAAACACAAGATTAGGGAAATCGAAACGGTGATGATGGGGCCGGACTCGTTGGACTTACTTGTCGATTGCACGGACTCATTTGATTCCACGGCGAGTCAAGAGATTAATGGTTGGAGATCAACTCTAGAGGCTATCTCGAGGCGGGATTTAAGAGCTGATCTTGTTTCATGTGCCAAAGCTATGTCGGAAAATGATCTTATGATGGCTCATTCAATGATGGAGAAGTTGCGGCAGATGGTTTCGGTTTCTGGTGAGCCTATTCAACGGTTGGGAGCTTACTTATTGGAAGGTCTAGTGGCGCAGCTAGCTTCGTCGGGCAGTTCTATATACAAAGCACTTAATAGGTGTCCTGAACCGGCTAGCACAGAGCTTCTCTCTTACATGCACATTCTCTATGAGGTTTGTCCTTACTTCAAGTTTGGATACATGTCAGCAAATGGTGCTATTGCTGAGGCAATGaaggaagaaaacagagttCACATTATTGATTTCCAAATCGGTCAAGGGAGTCAATGGGTCACTCTTATCCAGGCTTTTGCAGCTAGGCCTGGTGGGCCTCCGCGGATTCGGATAACGGGTATCGATGATATGACTTCAGCGTATGCTCGTGGAGGTGGCCTAAGCATTGTTGGAAATAGACTCGCTAAGCTTGCTAAGCAGTTCAACGTTCCATTCGAGTTTAACTCGGTATCGGTGTCAGTTTCCGAGGTTAAACCTAAAAACCTCGGGGTTCGACCTGGGGAAGCTCTAGCCGTAAACTTTGCCTTTGTGCTTCATCATATGCCAGACGAAAGCGTGAGCACCGAGAATCACCG CGACCGGTTATTGAGAATGGTGAAGAGCTTATCTCCCAAGGTGGTGACTCTTGTGGAACAAGagtcaaacacaaacacagcCGCTTTCTTCCCGAGGTTCATGGAGACAATGAACTACTATGCCGCGATGTTTGAGTCAATTGATGTGACTCTACCAAGAGATCACAAACAGAGGATTAATGTGGAGCAACATTGTCTAGCAAGAGATGTCGTGAACATCATCGCATGTGAAGGAGCTGATCGGGTGGAGCGACACGAGCTCCTAGGAAAATGGAGGTCACGGTTTGGGATGGCGGGTTTCACTCCTTACCCGTTGAGTCCCTTGGTGAATTCAACCATTAAAAGTCTGCTTAGGAACTACTCAGACAAGTACAGGctagaagaaagagatggagcTTTGTATCTTGGTTGGAT
- the OBE2 gene encoding potyvirus VPg interacting protein (DUF1423) (OBERON2 (OBE2); FUNCTIONS IN: zinc ion binding; INVOLVED IN: in 6 processes; LOCATED IN: nucleus; EXPRESSED IN: 6 plant structures; EXPRESSED DURING: seedling growth, C globular stage, B proembryo stage, D bilateral stage, E expanded cotyledon stage; CONTAINS InterPro DOMAIN/s: Protein of unknown function DUF1423, plant (InterPro:IPR004082), Zinc finger, PHD-type (InterPro:IPR001965); BEST Arabidopsis thaliana protein match is: Protein of unknown function (DUF1423) (TAIR:AT3G07780.1); Has 1807 Blast hits to 1807 proteins in 277 species: Archae - 0; Bacteria - 0; Metazoa - 736; Fungi - 347; Plants - 385; Viruses - 0; Other Eukaryotes - 339 (source: NCBI BLink).), with the protein MGTSSGSNHPHQMLPPRQQQRSGGGLETALSLVSSDQEPRRESPAESASSQETWPLGDTVAGKKSMSQKTEPDSMEQTVNVMHHVSNADKVSVRDIARERVELVAERMHRLPDEFLDELKNGLKSILEGNVAQSVDEFMFLQKVVQSRTDLSSVTLVRAHRVQLEILVAINTGIQAFLHPNISLSQPSLIEIFVYKRCRNIACQNQLPADDCYCDICTNRKGFCNLCMCTICNKFDFSVNTCRWIGCDLCSHWTHTDCAIRDGQITTGSSAKNNTSGPGEIVFKCRACNRTSELLGWVKDVFQHCAPNWDRESLMKELDFVSRIFRGSEDQRGRKLFWKCEELIDKIKGGLAEATAAKLILMFFQEIESDSAKSFENGEGGRLMAPQDACNRIAEVVQETLRKMEIVAEEKMRMFKKARMALETCDRELEDKAKEVSELKAERQKKKLQIDELERIVRLKQAEADMFQLKANEAKREADRLQRIVLAKMDKSEEEYASNYLKQRLSEAEAEKQYLFEKIKLQENSRVASQSSGGGGDPSQVMMYSKIRDLLQGYNLSPKVDPQLNERNPFRSNP; encoded by the exons ATGGGAACATCATCTGGTTCGAATCATCCTCACCAAATGTTACCACCACGTCAACAACAACGAAGTGGAGGAGGACTTGAAACAGCTCTTTCACTAGTCTCTTCAGATCAAGAGCCGCGTCGCGAGTCTCCAGCGGAGAGTGCGAGTTCTCAAGAAACATGGCCACTAGGAGACACTGTTGCTGGGAAGAAGTCAATGAGTCAAAAGACAGAGCCTGATTCTATGGAACAAACTGTGAATGTGATGCACCATGTTTCGAATGCGGACAAGGTATCGGTACGGGATATCGCTAGGGAAAGAGTTGAGTTAGTTGCAGAGAGAATGCATCGATTACCGGATGAGTTTCTTGACGAGTTAAAGAACGGTCTTAAGTCTATCCTTGAAGGGAATGTAGCGCAGAGTGTTGATGAGTTCATGTTCTTGCAGAAGGTTGTTCAGAGTAGAACTGATTTGAGCTCTGTAACACTTGTTAGAGCTCATCGGGTGCAGCTTGAGATACTTGTAGCGATAAATACCGGGATTCAGGCGTTTTTGCATCCGAATATTAGTCTGTCTCAGCCGTCTCTTATCGAGATTTTTGTATACAAGAGATGTAGAAACATAGCTTGCCAAAATCAACTACCTGCTGATGATTGCTACTGTGATATATGTACTAATAGGAAAGGGTTTTGTAACCTTTGTATGTGTACGATCTGTAACAAGTTTGATTTTTCGGTTAATACTTGCCGCTGGATCGGATGTGACTTGTGTTCCCACTGGACTCATACGGATTGTGCTATTCGGGATGGACAGATCACCACTGGATCCTCTGCTAAGAATAATACTTCAGGTCCAGGAGAGATAGTGTTTAAGTGTCGGGCTTGTAACCGAACGTCTGAGCTGTTGGGATGGGTTAAAGATGTGTTTCAGCACTGTGCACCGAACTGGGATCGAGAATCTTTGATGAAGGAACTTGATTTTGTTAGTAGGATTTTCCGCGGAAGCGAAGATCAACGAGGTAGGAAACTGTTTTGGAAGTGTGAGGAGCTTATTGACAAGATTAAAGGTGGTTTGGCTGAAGCAACTGCTGCCAAATTGATATTAATGTTTTTCCAAG AGATCGAATCAGACTCTGCGAAGAGCTTTGAAAATGGAGAAGGTGGACGTTTGATGGCACCTCAGGATGCATGCAACCGAATTGCTGAAGTTGTACAAGAGACTTTGAGGAAAATGGAGATAGTGGCTGAGGAGAAGATGAGAATGTTCAAGAAGGCACGCATGGCTCTTGAGACATGCGATAGAGAGCTCGAAGACAAAGCCAAGGAAGTTTCAGAACTGAAAGCAGAgaggcagaagaagaaacttcagATAGATGAGCTAGAGAGAATCGTGAGGCTGAAGCAAGCGGAGGCAGACATGTTCCAGCTTAAAGCAAATGAAGCAAAGCGGGAGGCTGATAGGTTGCAGAGGATTGTACTAGCGAAAATGGATAAGTCTGAGGAGGAATACGCAAGTAACTATCTGAAACAGAGGCTGAGTGAGGCCGAGGCAGAGAAGCAGTATCTGTTTGAGAAGATTAAGCTGCAGGAAAACTCAAGGGTGGCATCACAAAGCAGTGGTGGGGGAGGAGACCCGTCACAGGTGATGATGTACTCAAAGATCCGCGATCTGCTTCAAGGATACAATCTCTCTCCCAAGGTTGATCCTCAATTAAACGAGCGTAATCCTTTCAGATCCAATCCCTAA